A region of Flavobacterium indicum GPTSA100-9 = DSM 17447 DNA encodes the following proteins:
- a CDS encoding alpha-ketoacid dehydrogenase subunit alpha/beta — MANTETLTFEDFKKEVLNDFKIATISRECSLLGRKEVLTGKAKFGIFGDGKEVPQLALAKAFQNGDFRSGYYRDQTFMMAIGALNIEQFFAGLYGHADINFDPMSAGRQMGGHFATHSLDENGNWKNLTQQKNSSSDISPTAGQMPRLLGLAQASKIYRNVKEIPSENNFSVNGNEIAWGTIGNASTSEGLFFETINAAGVLQVPMVMSVWDDEYGISVHAKYQTTKENISEILKGFQRDEENNGYEIFRVKGWDYPALVDTYQKAAAIARKEHVPVLIHVQELTQPQGHSTSGSHERYKNAERLAWETEFDCLAQMKKWMLENNISTAEEIEEIEKSSKKEVLEGKKVAWNNFITAIKNDVAEAVAVLNQVAQNSENKVFIEKYSADLAGIKEPIRKDILVTARKVLRMLSGNDRATLAQWITEFTKRIQPKYSSHLFSESSKNLASTTEVKPTYDETAEEVDARLIIRDNFDKIFAKYPEVLIFGEDSGNIGDVNQGLEGMQEKYGDLRVSDAGIREATILGQGIGMAMRGLRPIAEIQYLDYLLYAIQIMSDDLATLQYRTQGRQKAPLIIRTRGHRLEGIWHSGSPMGMIINAIRGIHVLVPRSMTKAAGFYNTLLETDEPALLVECLNGYRLKEKMPTNLGEFKTPIGVVETIKEGKDITLVSYGSTLRIVEQAAKELQEIGIDAEIIDIQSLLPFDINKDIVKSVAKTNRLLVIDEDVPGGASAYILQEIVENQNAYKYLDSAPQTLTAKAHRPAYGTDGDYFSKPSAEDIYEKVYEIMHEAFPAKFPKLY; from the coding sequence ATGGCAAACACAGAAACTTTAACTTTTGAAGATTTTAAAAAAGAAGTTTTAAACGATTTTAAAATCGCAACCATTAGTAGAGAATGTAGTTTATTAGGTAGAAAAGAAGTTCTAACTGGTAAAGCTAAATTCGGTATTTTTGGAGACGGAAAAGAGGTGCCACAACTAGCATTAGCCAAAGCTTTCCAAAATGGAGATTTTCGTTCTGGATATTACCGTGACCAAACTTTTATGATGGCTATTGGAGCATTAAATATCGAACAGTTTTTTGCCGGATTGTATGGTCATGCAGATATAAATTTTGATCCAATGAGTGCAGGTCGTCAAATGGGCGGGCATTTTGCTACACATTCGTTAGACGAAAATGGCAATTGGAAAAATTTAACACAACAAAAAAATTCAAGCTCTGACATCTCTCCTACTGCTGGTCAAATGCCACGTTTGTTAGGATTGGCTCAAGCTTCAAAAATTTATAGAAATGTAAAAGAAATTCCATCTGAAAATAATTTTTCTGTAAATGGAAACGAAATTGCTTGGGGAACTATTGGAAATGCTTCCACTTCTGAAGGCTTATTCTTTGAAACCATCAATGCTGCTGGAGTTCTTCAAGTTCCAATGGTAATGAGTGTGTGGGACGATGAATACGGAATTTCAGTTCATGCCAAATACCAAACAACTAAAGAAAACATTTCTGAAATCTTAAAAGGATTTCAACGTGATGAAGAAAATAATGGATATGAAATTTTCCGCGTAAAAGGGTGGGATTATCCTGCATTAGTGGATACGTACCAAAAAGCGGCTGCAATTGCTAGAAAAGAACATGTACCTGTTCTAATTCACGTACAAGAATTAACACAACCGCAAGGCCACTCAACATCTGGCTCGCATGAACGTTATAAAAATGCTGAACGTTTAGCTTGGGAAACTGAATTTGACTGTTTAGCTCAAATGAAAAAATGGATGTTAGAAAATAATATTTCCACAGCAGAAGAAATTGAAGAAATTGAAAAATCATCTAAAAAAGAGGTTTTAGAGGGTAAAAAAGTAGCCTGGAACAATTTCATAACTGCAATTAAAAATGATGTTGCTGAAGCAGTTGCTGTTTTAAATCAAGTAGCACAAAATTCTGAGAACAAAGTTTTTATTGAAAAATACAGTGCAGATTTAGCTGGAATTAAAGAACCTATTCGAAAAGATATTTTAGTAACAGCACGCAAAGTATTGAGAATGCTTTCTGGAAATGACAGAGCTACTTTAGCCCAATGGATAACGGAATTTACTAAACGGATACAACCAAAATACAGTTCTCATTTATTCTCTGAATCCTCTAAAAATTTAGCTTCAACTACAGAAGTTAAACCGACTTATGACGAAACTGCTGAAGAAGTTGATGCACGTTTAATCATTAGAGATAACTTTGATAAAATATTTGCTAAATATCCTGAAGTTTTAATATTTGGAGAAGATTCTGGTAATATTGGAGATGTTAATCAAGGATTAGAAGGTATGCAAGAGAAATATGGTGATTTACGTGTTTCAGATGCTGGTATTCGTGAAGCTACCATTTTAGGTCAAGGAATTGGAATGGCCATGCGTGGATTACGACCAATTGCAGAAATTCAATATTTAGATTATTTATTGTATGCTATTCAAATCATGAGTGATGATTTAGCAACTTTACAATACAGAACTCAAGGTCGTCAAAAAGCACCATTAATTATCAGAACGCGTGGACACCGTTTAGAAGGAATTTGGCATTCAGGCTCGCCTATGGGAATGATTATTAATGCAATTCGAGGAATTCATGTTTTAGTTCCAAGAAGTATGACTAAAGCAGCCGGATTCTATAACACTTTATTAGAAACTGACGAACCTGCTTTACTTGTTGAATGTTTAAATGGATACCGTTTAAAAGAGAAAATGCCAACCAATTTAGGTGAATTCAAAACACCAATTGGTGTAGTAGAAACGATTAAAGAAGGAAAAGATATAACCTTAGTTTCTTATGGTTCAACATTACGTATCGTAGAACAAGCGGCTAAAGAATTACAAGAAATTGGAATAGATGCTGAAATTATTGATATTCAATCGTTGTTACCATTTGACATCAATAAAGATATTGTTAAATCAGTTGCTAAAACTAATCGTTTATTAGTAATTGACGAAGATGTACCTGGTGGAGCAAGTGCGTATATATTACAAGAAATAGTAGAAAATCAAAATGCTTATAAATATTTAGATAGTGCTCCTCAAACATTAACAGCAAAAGCACACAGACCAGCCTATGGAACGGATGGGGATTATTTCTCAAAACCAAGTGCAGAAGATATTTATGAAAAAGTATATGAAATCATGCACGAAGCATTTCCTGCTAAGTTTCCAAAATTATATTAA
- the prmA gene encoding 50S ribosomal protein L11 methyltransferase: MSNIYIGYHFTIEPLELGSEILIAELGETAFESFIETETGVSAFVQKDLWTEDILNDIYILENPEFKIKYTFEEIEQVNWNEEWEKNFSPIDVDGICHVRAPFHEATNATYEIVIEPKMSFGTGHHETTHMVIQHLLELDVTDKKTMDMGCGTAILAILAEMKGAKPIDAVDIDNWCYLNSIENAERNNCKHITVYEGDASWLNQGQKYDLFIANINRNILLNDMASYVNCMNVNATLLLSGFYTEDIPAIQECCEALGLTFVSKKERNNWVALKFEKK, encoded by the coding sequence ATGTCAAATATTTATATAGGATATCATTTTACCATTGAACCTCTTGAACTTGGTTCAGAAATATTAATTGCTGAATTAGGAGAAACTGCCTTTGAAAGCTTTATTGAAACAGAAACGGGCGTATCTGCTTTTGTTCAAAAAGATTTATGGACTGAAGATATTTTAAATGATATCTATATTCTTGAAAACCCTGAATTTAAAATCAAGTATACGTTTGAAGAAATTGAACAAGTCAATTGGAATGAAGAATGGGAAAAGAACTTCTCTCCTATTGATGTTGATGGAATTTGTCATGTTCGCGCACCATTTCATGAAGCAACAAATGCCACTTATGAAATTGTAATTGAACCAAAAATGAGCTTTGGAACGGGTCATCATGAAACCACACACATGGTTATTCAACATTTACTAGAGTTAGATGTTACCGATAAAAAGACTATGGACATGGGTTGTGGCACTGCTATTTTGGCTATTTTAGCTGAAATGAAAGGAGCAAAACCTATTGATGCCGTTGACATTGACAACTGGTGTTATTTAAACTCAATTGAAAATGCTGAACGTAACAATTGTAAACATATTACTGTATATGAAGGAGATGCTTCTTGGTTGAATCAAGGTCAAAAATACGACTTGTTTATTGCTAATATTAATAGAAACATTTTATTAAATGACATGGCAAGCTATGTAAATTGCATGAATGTTAATGCTACTTTATTACTTAGCGGATTTTATACAGAAGATATTCCTGCAATTCAAGAATGTTGTGAAGCTTTAGGGTTAACATTTGTTTCAAAAAAAGAACGCAACAATTGGGTCGCATTAAAATTTGAAAAAAAATAG
- a CDS encoding ATP-dependent Clp protease adaptor ClpS has product MSTLEQVQEEVLVEEAVGINNEIVLYNDDVNTFDHVIETLVRVCDHTWEQAEQCAILVHYKGKCTVKTGELPKLKPQCSALLEAGLSAEII; this is encoded by the coding sequence ATGAGTACATTAGAACAAGTTCAAGAAGAAGTATTAGTAGAGGAAGCAGTTGGAATCAACAATGAAATTGTTTTATACAATGATGATGTAAATACATTTGATCATGTAATTGAAACTTTAGTTCGTGTTTGTGATCATACTTGGGAGCAAGCAGAACAATGTGCTATTTTAGTCCACTATAAAGGTAAATGTACCGTTAAAACTGGGGAATTACCTAAACTTAAACCACAGTGTTCGGCATTATTAGAGGCTGGATTGAGTGCTGAAATTATATAA
- a CDS encoding heavy-metal-associated domain-containing protein codes for MKTTVHIQNLKCGGCASTITKNLTALDDVSDVIVEVEDESVTFDYSDENTLHLVKDTLADLGYPEDGERNSLTDKAKSYISCAIGKITK; via the coding sequence ATGAAAACAACAGTTCATATACAAAACTTAAAGTGCGGTGGATGCGCTTCAACGATTACCAAAAATTTAACTGCATTAGACGATGTTTCTGATGTTATAGTTGAAGTTGAAGATGAATCTGTAACTTTTGATTATAGTGATGAAAACACATTGCATCTTGTTAAAGATACTCTAGCTGATTTAGGTTATCCCGAAGATGGTGAAAGAAACAGTTTAACTGATAAAGCTAAATCCTATATCAGTTGTGCCATAGGTAAAATAACAAAATAA
- a CDS encoding DUF6691 family protein → MKLLKFFIVGIIFGIVLTKAEAISWYRIYEMFQFQSFHMYGIIGTAIFVGVTGIYLIKKKEVKDIKGAPIEIMEKDRVFFRYIVGGTMFGLGWGLVGCCPGPIFILLGTGIQSIGLILLGALLGTYVYGVIKDKLPH, encoded by the coding sequence ATGAAGTTACTTAAGTTTTTTATAGTAGGAATAATTTTTGGTATTGTATTGACTAAAGCCGAAGCCATTTCTTGGTATCGTATTTATGAAATGTTTCAATTCCAATCATTTCACATGTATGGAATTATAGGGACTGCTATTTTTGTTGGAGTTACAGGTATCTATTTAATTAAAAAGAAAGAAGTAAAGGATATTAAAGGCGCTCCTATTGAAATTATGGAAAAAGACCGTGTGTTTTTTAGATATATTGTTGGCGGAACTATGTTTGGTTTAGGTTGGGGATTAGTTGGTTGTTGTCCTGGTCCCATTTTTATATTGTTAGGTACAGGTATTCAGTCTATTGGATTAATTTTGTTAGGTGCTCTGTTGGGGACTTATGTTTATGGAGTGATAAAAGATAAATTACCTCATTAA
- a CDS encoding YeeE/YedE family protein, which yields MDVFFGTWHWSISGLLIGLIMLALTYFGKTFGMSSNLRTLCSMTPAKNQSSYFNFDWREQRWNLAIVLGAIVGGFIAYHFMMDVNQVVQLNPKTIQQLQDLAIDAPNGKLGPDAIFSFDTMFTLKGFLLLVGGGFLIGFGTPYAGGCTSGHAISGLSNLQIPSLIAVIGFFIGGLISAHFLIPLIFG from the coding sequence ATGGATGTATTTTTTGGTACTTGGCATTGGTCAATATCAGGTTTATTGATAGGATTAATCATGTTAGCGTTAACTTATTTTGGAAAAACATTCGGAATGTCTTCTAATTTAAGAACTTTATGTAGTATGACACCTGCAAAAAATCAAAGTTCTTATTTTAATTTTGATTGGAGAGAACAACGTTGGAATTTAGCCATTGTTTTAGGTGCAATAGTTGGTGGATTTATTGCGTATCATTTTATGATGGACGTTAATCAGGTTGTACAGTTAAATCCAAAAACGATTCAACAATTACAAGATTTAGCTATTGATGCTCCAAATGGTAAGTTAGGACCAGATGCGATTTTTAGTTTCGATACTATGTTTACTTTAAAAGGGTTCTTGTTATTAGTAGGAGGAGGTTTTTTGATTGGTTTTGGTACACCATATGCTGGAGGATGTACTTCAGGACATGCTATATCTGGATTAAGTAATTTACAAATACCTTCATTAATTGCAGTAATAGGTTTTTTTATTGGTGGTTTAATTTCTGCACATTTTTTAATCCCTTTAATTTTTGGATAA
- a CDS encoding DUF4199 domain-containing protein has translation MGKIKLEIYWGFYLAFTFILWMQIEKWLGFHSEKLFLQPIFSILISIPFSVLYYLALHLKKEKDYKKVITFQQSFLSSLLITGVFALFLPAALYFSLKYISPDLIDNFVSATIKTGKTTLEEAQSYYSFKSLLLMNYSSLLPIGIIIGYIVSKKNATKKK, from the coding sequence ATGGGAAAAATTAAATTAGAAATTTATTGGGGCTTTTATCTAGCTTTTACGTTTATTTTATGGATGCAAATTGAAAAATGGTTAGGATTTCACAGCGAAAAACTATTTTTACAACCAATTTTTTCTATTTTAATTTCAATTCCTTTTTCTGTTCTTTATTACTTAGCATTGCACTTAAAAAAAGAAAAAGACTATAAAAAAGTAATTACTTTTCAGCAATCTTTCCTATCAAGTTTATTAATAACTGGGGTATTTGCACTTTTCTTACCTGCAGCTTTATATTTTTCATTAAAATACATATCTCCTGACTTAATAGATAATTTCGTTTCAGCTACAATCAAAACAGGAAAGACTACTTTAGAAGAGGCACAATCGTATTATAGTTTTAAAAGTTTATTATTAATGAATTATTCCTCATTGTTACCAATTGGTATAATTATTGGATATATAGTGTCGAAAAAAAATGCAACCAAAAAAAAGTAA
- the kdsA gene encoding 3-deoxy-8-phosphooctulonate synthase — protein MNLNNIPQIKHTTSGNFFVLAGPCAIEGEEMAMRIAEKLVTITNKLEIPYVFKGSFKKANRSRVDSFTGIGDEKALKILQKVSKEFGVPTVTDIHTNEDAALAAEYVDVLQIPAFLVRQTDLVVAAAQTGKTVNLKKGQFMSPESMQHAAQKVIDSGNENFMITDRGTMFGYQDMIVDFRGIPTMKQFGTTVLDVTHSLQQPNQTSGVTGGRPDMIETIAKAGIAVGVDGIFIETHFDPANAKSDGANMLHLDYFEGLMTRLVAIRKTINQF, from the coding sequence ATGAATTTAAACAACATACCTCAAATTAAACATACTACAAGCGGTAACTTTTTTGTTTTAGCAGGACCTTGTGCTATTGAAGGTGAAGAAATGGCCATGCGTATTGCAGAAAAATTAGTTACTATTACCAATAAATTAGAAATTCCATACGTTTTTAAAGGCTCTTTCAAAAAAGCAAACCGTTCTCGTGTAGATAGTTTTACAGGAATTGGTGATGAAAAAGCTTTGAAAATTCTACAAAAAGTATCGAAAGAATTTGGTGTACCTACTGTAACCGATATTCATACCAATGAAGATGCTGCGTTAGCTGCTGAATATGTAGATGTATTACAAATTCCTGCTTTCTTAGTGCGTCAGACAGACTTAGTAGTAGCGGCGGCTCAAACAGGCAAAACAGTTAACCTTAAAAAAGGTCAATTCATGAGTCCGGAAAGTATGCAACATGCGGCACAAAAAGTAATCGATTCAGGAAATGAAAATTTCATGATTACTGATAGAGGAACTATGTTTGGTTACCAAGATATGATTGTTGATTTTAGAGGTATTCCAACAATGAAACAATTTGGCACAACTGTATTAGACGTTACACATTCTCTACAACAACCCAATCAAACAAGCGGCGTTACTGGAGGTAGACCTGATATGATTGAAACAATTGCTAAAGCAGGTATTGCTGTTGGAGTAGATGGAATTTTTATTGAAACGCATTTTGATCCTGCAAATGCTAAAAGTGACGGTGCTAATATGTTGCACTTAGACTATTTTGAAGGATTAATGACCCGTTTAGTTGCTATACGTAAAACTATAAACCAATTTTAA
- a CDS encoding DUF1801 domain-containing protein has product MKPSEVYILRQSSAFQEIIFYVISVIEQEIEGVELLFKWGIPYFYYHKKPFIYIAPNKTKGFVDVGFARGFQLHLHQSILIDENRNTVKSLRYFNIDSVDDSVLRDLIQEAKLLYKKIA; this is encoded by the coding sequence ATGAAGCCTTCTGAAGTCTATATTTTACGTCAATCTTCTGCATTTCAAGAGATAATATTTTATGTAATCTCCGTGATTGAACAAGAGATAGAAGGAGTAGAGTTACTTTTTAAATGGGGTATTCCTTATTTTTATTATCACAAAAAGCCGTTTATTTACATTGCGCCAAATAAAACGAAAGGGTTTGTTGATGTTGGTTTTGCTCGAGGTTTTCAGTTGCATTTGCATCAATCTATTTTAATTGATGAAAACCGAAATACAGTAAAATCTTTGCGTTATTTTAACATAGATTCCGTTGATGATTCAGTGTTAAGGGATTTAATCCAAGAAGCTAAATTGTTGTATAAAAAAATAGCGTGA
- a CDS encoding winged helix-turn-helix domain-containing protein, which translates to MKNIIQHINKAFDHRIRLGIMSVLMVNESVDFNSMKEILGVTDGNLASHIKALETETFITVEKQFIGKKPNTKYSITPFGRKAFQEHINALEKLIQGN; encoded by the coding sequence TTGAAAAACATCATCCAACATATTAATAAAGCTTTTGATCATAGAATAAGACTAGGTATTATGTCTGTTCTAATGGTGAATGAAAGCGTGGATTTTAATTCAATGAAAGAAATTTTAGGAGTAACCGATGGTAATTTAGCTAGTCACATCAAGGCATTAGAAACCGAAACATTTATAACTGTAGAAAAACAATTTATTGGTAAAAAACCAAATACAAAATACAGCATTACTCCTTTTGGTAGAAAAGCTTTTCAAGAGCACATCAATGCTTTAGAAAAATTGATACAAGGAAATTAA
- a CDS encoding DUF1361 domain-containing protein codes for MITTLSRFYFSNRKLNFILIMCSFYAFVLLLLRAKITHSIFLFFLIWNLFLACIPYVISTYLYFNSPTTSLKKGILYSIWLLYIPNSFYILTDFVHLKHTESTIFYYDLLIIAVYASLGFTIGIISFQQMLTSANTYLNHKLMNLGLPFICFLIGFGVYIGRELRYNSWDILHKPIALIADLAIELTQYQTIGFAFSYGSLVYITLKIIQHLNKNNKSNIKL; via the coding sequence ATGATAACAACTCTTTCTCGCTTCTATTTTTCCAATAGAAAATTAAACTTCATTCTTATCATGTGTAGTTTTTATGCATTCGTTTTATTATTGCTTCGCGCAAAAATTACGCATTCAATTTTTTTGTTTTTCTTAATCTGGAATTTATTTTTAGCTTGTATTCCTTATGTCATTTCTACTTATCTCTATTTTAATTCACCCACAACAAGTCTAAAAAAAGGAATCCTCTACTCTATTTGGTTGCTTTATATTCCAAACTCATTTTACATATTAACCGATTTTGTTCACTTAAAACATACGGAATCTACTATATTTTATTACGACTTACTAATTATTGCAGTTTACGCTTCTTTGGGTTTTACAATCGGAATCATTTCTTTCCAACAAATGTTAACAAGCGCTAATACTTATTTAAACCATAAGCTTATGAATTTGGGATTACCATTCATCTGCTTTTTAATTGGATTTGGAGTTTATATAGGTCGTGAATTACGCTATAATTCATGGGATATTCTACATAAACCAATAGCATTAATAGCTGACTTAGCAATTGAACTTACACAATATCAAACTATTGGATTTGCTTTTTCTTATGGTTCATTGGTTTATATCACATTAAAAATAATCCAACATTTAAATAAAAATAATAAATCTAATATCAAATTATAA